A region of the Phyllopteryx taeniolatus isolate TA_2022b chromosome 9, UOR_Ptae_1.2, whole genome shotgun sequence genome:
CGGAGTTCAAGTGATTTATTtccaaataaataatgaaatcaaGGACAGAAAACAGACGAaggcactttttgtttttaccacaGAAAAGCACTGAAATGCTTGGTGTCAACCTTCCGTTTTGTGCGCATTGCTTTCGTGCACTGGCGCTCATTCTTTGGACGATTTATGCAACGACGTGCTCAGTGAAAGGCCGCAGCGTTACGTAACGTGATAAGGGCAGTTTTAACCCAGACGCCGCGATAGACGAAGGCGAGCCGGCGAGAGACTTCGAAAGCGTCGCCCTGCTGGCCTTTCGCCCTCGGGCTCGCACGCTGCACGGCGCCATCTCCGAAAATCAAAGTCTTAAATGGACCGTCCGTCCGTCTGTTCGTCCGGCCGGCGAGTCGGTCACATGTGCTCGGGGTGCTTCTGCAGACAGCTGATGAACTCTGTCACCGGATGGCCGTCGAAGCAGATCTGGTGGACGGCGGTGAAAAGAGGGAACCTGCGAAAAGTGAACCGTGACAACCGTGAGAATAAAGCGTCCTCGGTCGGTGCCGTTGCGATTTAGCAGCACGCAAAAACTACGACCCTGTATCGAGTTTTTTGAAACCCGACGTAGTTTAAATTCATCGCTTGGGTCATATGTCAAGTCGTGtaatcttgctcagtcacaacatatttaataatatttgtACTTGAACCCAACCCGCGCCAATCACAACCCCCTGCGGTTAAGGTTGTTATAACATTTCCACCAAGACATTCAGGTATAAGCGCCTCACGGTTACTGCTCGGAGGAGAGATCACATCTCGATTTACAGTAAACAGACACGTCTGCAAAGAAATACAGCAAACAGGGAGGATCGCCGTAGGGGATGGATTTGGTTCTGGATCTTGTGGTGATAAAAGCCGGAGAACGCCGAAAGAATCCTTGTCCCGGAGTCAAGCCCAGCTGCTACGGGGTCAAAGTTGGAGTATACCCCGGACTGATAACCTGTCACTCACAGTACTGACGCAGAGAGACAGATCCACCCGTGCACATTTGATTCCAAGTATCCTGTCCACGGTCACCACAGAGGTTGAAGTTCATCCCAGCTGAATTCGCGGAAAAAGACACCGCGGATTGATGTCCAGGCGAACGGCGCATTGCGTGATCCTACTCCAGAATCGCGACATTAGCGCCGAGGATCCTTGGCCTAACATTCCGTTCAAAATGCCAGAAAGACAAAGGGACTCACTTCTCCACCATGTTTTTCTGCTTTAAGATTTGGTGGACCTCGGTCGCAGTGGCCGGACCTTGAAGCTTCTGACCGTTCAGGAGCTCCTTCTCCAACTGCTCGATGGTCTGAACACAAAGATTATTCACATTCAGAGAGACAATTTAGCGCAGGGGAACGAACTGCGATCCCTACTTTTCCTGTTTTGGCAAACTCTTCTCCGATTTTCCGGTTGCGGCCGCCGTAGCAGGTAGTGATGAGGTCGGCGACCCCGCAGCTCTCCAAGAAGGTGCTGGCGGAGACGGGCCCGTCGGCGCAGAAGACCTTGGCGAAGGCAATCATCTCCATCAGTCCCAGACGGATCACCGCCGCCTTGGTGTTGTCACCGAAGCTCAAGCCGTCACAGAACCCCGCACCTACCGCCACGATATTCTGCGGGAACACAATTCGCATCAATTTAGCCATTCCCCCCCTAAAAGTGGTCTTGGCCCTTGAGCACTAAAGTTTGTTGACCACCTTGGCCTGGTCGTAGGTGAATTTTGTAAGTCTGCTATCATCAGGATTGGCCCAGTTACTGTGGCATCGAAAAAGCTCAATTTACCACAACGTCAGTCCCTTGCTCCAACTTCTTCAAACTTTTCGGGATCAGTAACTGTTCGGACAAACCTTGAGCGCCCCGCAGATCTCCACGACGTCGGACTCTTGGACAACGGTCACGCGGAAGTTGGCGGTCTGCATCAGCTCCTTCAGGATGGGCCCGTGCGCTATGTCCTTGCACcctacgcccccccccccccgcaaaaacGACACAATCACGCTGAAGTTCAACCTGAAATACGATGAATTAAGATGAATTAAGATGAATTAAGCATCGTATATCTGTACTTAAGTCCAGTAACAAGGTATTTGTACGTTCTACCACTAAAATCAAGGGTCAAGATTTGACACCGGACCTATGGTTGTCTCGCAGAACTTGTTCTCCGCCACCTCGCCGGCGATGTTTGCTCCCATCAGGACCGACATGCCGATGCCCAGCTTCCCTCGGATGACCTCGGAGATCAATTTCAGACCCTGCGGGCCGGCGTCCACGCCCTGGAGATACGCGCGGTCGGCACTGAGGCGCCCGTGTCGAAGGCGGGTTGAGGAACGGGTGAGCGTACCGTACCTTAATGAGCGACACGCCGTGAGCGTCCTTCTTGACGTGGCCTTTGATGGTGTCGCACACACGGACGATGAACTGGTGCGGGACCACAAACATCAGGATGTCGGCTCCCTTAACCGACTCCACCAGGTCTGGAACGGCCACCTGACCGCAATGACAACACACTAAGCAACCCCCGTTGTTTTACCATTACCAATTGTaagtttcttattttttttttatgttaattcATGATGGTCACAGACAGAATGTCAtcaaaaatgcatcca
Encoded here:
- the LOC133483576 gene encoding glycerol-3-phosphate dehydrogenase [NAD(+)], cytoplasmic-like, whose translation is MAAPKKVCVVGSGNWGSAIAKIVGANAAADAKFDSVVNMWVFEEMVDGRKLTEIINTEHENVKYLRGHKLPPNVVAVPDLVESVKGADILMFVVPHQFIVRVCDTIKGHVKKDAHGVSLIKGVDAGPQGLKLISEVIRGKLGIGMSVLMGANIAGEVAENKFCETTIGCKDIAHGPILKELMQTANFRVTVVQESDVVEICGALKNIVAVGAGFCDGLSFGDNTKAAVIRLGLMEMIAFAKVFCADGPVSASTFLESCGVADLITTCYGGRNRKIGEEFAKTGKTIEQLEKELLNGQKLQGPATATEVHQILKQKNMVEKFPLFTAVHQICFDGHPVTEFISCLQKHPEHM